GCGCGCCGTAGCCGTACCACCACGGAGCATTGAAGTACGGCTCGCCGTTGGCGCTGCGCGCCTGATAGACGAAGTAGTAGCTACCCTGGTTGGCCTTGTTGAACGCCTCGGCCTTCTGGAAGAGCTCGTCGGTGTTCTTGGGCAGCTCGGCCTCCGGCACCAGATCCTTGTTGTAGAAGAGCGCAATCGCCTCCATCGACTCGGGCACGCCCCAGATCTGATCCTCGAAGGTCATGGCGTTCACCGCCGTTTCGATGAAGTTCTCCTGAAGATACGCCTTGTCGATGCCCTTGTCGTCGAGCGGCTGGATCACCTCGGTCAGCGCGTTCTTGCCGATCTGGTCGTTGACCCACGCGATAATGTCGGGACCCTGGCCGGCTGGCACCGCGACATTGACCTTCTGGTTCAGGTCGGGCACGTTGAGCAGCTCAAGCGTGACGTTGTTGGCCGTGGCGTACTTGCCCAGCTCAGCTGTGATCGCCTCCAGGTAGCTGCCGCCCCACTGGTGCCAGATTACGACCTTCTGGCCGCCGGAGCCGAGCGAAACCGACGTCGGCGCAGCCGAGGCGGCTGGCGATTCTGCGGCGGCCTCGGATGGCGATGCTTCTGGTGATGCGGATGCTTCGGCTGAAGCAGAGGCTTCTGGTGATGGGGACGCTTCCGCTGAGGCGGCGGGCGATGCCGACGCGGCGGGCGATGCCGACGCGGCGGGCGACTCGGACGTGCCACCGGTGGTTGCGCTTGGTGCTGCGCCCTCGCCGCCCCCGCACGCGGCCAGGATCGAGGCGAGCATAATCAACAGGATCAAAGAAGCAATACGCTTCATGGGATCGTTTCTCCTTAGCGAATCAAATCCTAGATTCCGACGCGAACGATGCTCGAAGATTTACAGTCAGCGCTGGCACCCTCCTTCTTCTATTGAGCATACGGTTGTGAAACTGCGAGGGATAATCCATCTAAAGCTGCCCGACCAACGTATCCAGGGCCGGGGGGCTAAAGACGGTTTGAATGATCTGGCCTGCCGCGCCGAGGGAAACCGCGTTCGTCCCCAGGCGTCCCGCGACAATATCACAATGCTCAAGCGTAATCGGCAGCGCCCGCTCACGAGCCGTAGCGCGCACCGTTTCCAGCAGCAGCTCGCCCGCCGCCGCCAGCGGCCCGCCCAGCACCACCAGGCCAGGATTGTACAGATTGAGCAGGCTCGCAACGGCAACACCAAGATGTGTGCCCGCCCTGACAAAAAGATCGCGCGCAGCCTGATTCCCATTGTGCGCGTGCTCGATCAGTTGGTCAAGCGATCGGGGCTGCCCGTTGCCAAGCCGCGCGGCGGCCCGGAGGATCTGCGGCACACCGGCCATGGCTTCCAGACAGCCGTGCGAGCCACAGGAGCACAGCGGGCCATCCTCGTCGATCGTCAGGTGGCCGATCTCGCCCGCCGAGCCGATCTCGCCCCGGTAGATGCTCCCGTTCAGCACCAGCCCGGCGCCGATCCCGGTTGTGCCCAGGTAGATGTAGGCCATATTGCGGATGCTCGGAGCCACGCCCCAGCGATACTCCGCCAGCGCGCCGAGATTCGCGTCGTTGTCGACGTGGACCGGAAACGGCAGCGCCTCGCTGAAGCGATCGGGCAGGCACACGCCGCTCCAGCCCGGCATGATCGGCGGCGCGATCGTCTGGCCCGTGGCGTAGGTGATCGGGCCGGGAATGCCGATGCCCACGCCGGTCACTCTGGCCGTG
This DNA window, taken from Herpetosiphonaceae bacterium, encodes the following:
- a CDS encoding extracellular solute-binding protein — translated: MKRIASLILLIMLASILAACGGGEGAAPSATTGGTSESPAASASPAASASPAASAEASPSPEASASAEASASPEASPSEAAAESPAASAAPTSVSLGSGGQKVVIWHQWGGSYLEAITAELGKYATANNVTLELLNVPDLNQKVNVAVPAGQGPDIIAWVNDQIGKNALTEVIQPLDDKGIDKAYLQENFIETAVNAMTFEDQIWGVPESMEAIALFYNKDLVPEAELPKNTDELFQKAEAFNKANQGSYYFVYQARSANGEPYFNAPWWYGYGAQYVAEDGTVGLDTPESIKAGTFFQKFSSIMPKEVDADVARSLFTEGKAAIWLTGPWATADVQKANINFGVAPIPTISETGQPARPFVGVKTMMLAAGAKNEEAAIALMKHYGGAEFQGALAEANKQVPANKAAQEQVKDDPIIAAFIQQTANGVPLPNTPYMDALWGPAGEAQNAIWTGNQPVEEALKAAAESAREKVATIKGE
- a CDS encoding ROK family transcriptional regulator gives rise to the protein MGTVPLTADLSLMRELNQALILNLVRQEGQISRAEIAKRTNLSRSTVSNIINELIEADRIREIHKGESRGGRRPILLELNYRSHCCVGIELATTFLHLVITDLKAEILYQHTEPFDITAGPDHGVHLVQQVLERALRDAGIDTARVTGVGIGIPGPITYATGQTIAPPIMPGWSGVCLPDRFSEALPFPVHVDNDANLGALAEYRWGVAPSIRNMAYIYLGTTGIGAGLVLNGSIYRGEIGSAGEIGHLTIDEDGPLCSCGSHGCLEAMAGVPQILRAAARLGNGQPRSLDQLIEHAHNGNQAARDLFVRAGTHLGVAVASLLNLYNPGLVVLGGPLAAAGELLLETVRATARERALPITLEHCDIVAGRLGTNAVSLGAAGQIIQTVFSPPALDTLVGQL